From one Anabas testudineus chromosome 21, fAnaTes1.2, whole genome shotgun sequence genomic stretch:
- the LOC113173482 gene encoding uncharacterized protein LOC113173482 has translation MSEGRKTTTLNIMEEDRGDHIPHSLVSEVKPAASTTNELLELVHLWDSEDEFTDTDQELEEDSDNCSAQHENSVKQAWDEENQQVNYCTSPARSEVSIITYSSWRSSPVSESRVCTENREGAASPALSEDSAVSSYSWASDLETDVSEVHTPDYQDVDEEIKKVCDQHERGEDRDAAPSPARSEVSTNTYSSWRSSPDSESHVCTENREGAASPTPSENSTASSYSWASDLETDVSDVYTPDYQDVDEEIKKVCHHYLWGRR, from the exons ATGTCTGAAGGCAGAAAG ACTACAACTCTAAACATcatggaggaagacagaggagacCACATCCCCCACAGCCTGGTCTCAGAGGTCAAACCTGCTGCATCAACAACCAACGAGCTGCTGGAGCTCGTCCACCTCTGGGATTCAGAGGATGAATTCACTGACACTGAccaggagctggaggaagacTCGGACAATTGTTCTGCTCAGCATGAAAACTCTGTTAAGCAGGCCTGGGACGAAGAAAACCAACAGGTCAACTACTGCACCTCCCCAGCCAGGTCTGAGGTCAGTATTATCACGTACTCTTCATGGAGGTCCAGCCCTGTCTCCGAGTCCCGTGTGTGTACTGAAAACCGGGAGGGTGCCGCCTCCCCAGCCTTGTCAGAGGACAGTGCTGTATCTTCTTATTCATGGGCATCCGACCTGGAAACAGACGTATCTGAAGTTCACACACCGGACTATCAGGACGTGGACGAGGAAATTAAAAAGGTGTGTGATCAACATGAGAGGGGTGAAGACCGTGATGCTGCCCCCTCCCCAGCCAGGTCTGAGGTTAGTACTAACACGTACTCTTCATGGAGGTCCAGCCCCGACTCTGAGTCCCATGTGTGTACTGAAAACCGGGAGGGTGCTGCCTCCCCGACTCCTTCAGAGAACAGTACTGCGTCATCCTATTCGTGGGCGTCCGACCTGGAAACAGACGTTTCTGATGTTTACACACCGGACTATCAGGACGTCGACGAGGAAATTAAAAAGGTGTGTCACCACTATTTGTGGGGTCGAAGATAG